The Takifugu rubripes chromosome 3, fTakRub1.2, whole genome shotgun sequence genome contains a region encoding:
- the LOC105418292 gene encoding receptor-type tyrosine-protein phosphatase V-like: MRVQTFSRVQILQQFSSRCQELAANDNRGFKQEFEELSDVGKDLPTRVGDSEANRDKNRYPYILPYDHCRVRLSVQNSLPHSDYINANFVPGGGSERDFICTQGPLQNTLVDFWRMVWEQNVRVIVMVTALRHKDTVLCEKYWPPEGGTVYYGLVQVTTVTCKQGPDYFVTSINIRQRDCLTSRMITQYYYPSWPDRGVPKQPSSLCTFTEHVRQDLEASPRLGPAVVHCSAGVGRSGTFVTLLWLMQLCVRGIRPNIRAAVEDLRLHRMWMVQNLDQYIFVHQCLLHWLFWRTAACNQPVPRTSTNNHVQFEASSSRTEGGGSGRRRRSRTRHQHGQTPPSDQPQSRVQQILNPGNLLRRLLPSSPLFNSDSHPS, from the exons ATGAG GGTCCAAACCTTCTCCAGGGTGCAGATTCTGCAGCAGTTCAGTTCCCGTTGCCAGGAACTCGCTGCCAATGACAACAGAGGCTTCAAACAGGAGTTTGAA GAGCTAAGTGATGTTGGTAAAGATCTCCCCACCAGAGTGGGGGACTCAGAGGCCAACAGAGACAAGAACAGATACCCCTACATATTACCAT ACGACCACTGCCGGGTGAGGCTGTCGGTTCAGAACTCCCTCCCACACTCAGACTACATCAACGCAAACTTTGTGCCG GGCGGTGGATCGGAGAGAGACTTCATCTGCACCCAGGGGCCTCTGCAGAACACCCTGGTCGACTTCTGGAGGATGGTGTGGGAGCAAAACGTCAGGGTGATCGTCATGGTGACGGCTCTGAGGCACAAAGACACG GTGCTGTGTGAAAAATACTGGCCCCCGGAAGGAGGCACAGTTTATTATGGACTGGTCCAAGTGACCACGGTGACCTGTAAACAAGGTCCTGATTATTTTGTCACCAGCATCAACATCAGACAG AGAGACTGTCTGACCTCCAGGATGATAACACAGTACTACTACCCTTCCTGGCCAGATCGGGGCGTCCCAAAACAACCCTCATCCCTCTGCACCTTCACCGAACATGTGCGACAGGATTTGGAGGCCTCCCCACGCCTCGGTCCAGCTGTTGTGCACTGCAG TGCAGGTGTGGGGCGGTCGGGGACGTTTGTCACACTACTGTGGCTGATGCAGCTGTGCGTGAGGGGGATCCGGCCTAATATTCGGGCAGCTGTGGAGGATCTGCGGCTACATCGAATGTGGATGGTTCAGAATCTG GACCAGTACATTTTTGTTCACCAGTGTCTCCTCCACTGGCTCTTCTGGAGAACTGCAGCATG CAACCAGCCAGTTCCCCGGACAAGTACCAACAACCACGTTCAGTTTGaggcctccagctccaggacagagggaggcgggtcggggaggaggcggaggagcagGACGCGGCACCAGCACGGACAGACGCCTCCGTCGGACCAGCCGCAGAGCAGAGTGCAGCAGATCTTAAATCCTGGGAACCTTCTGAGGAGGCTCCTTCCTTCCTCGCCGCTGTTTAATTCAGACTCCCACCCCTCCTGA
- the LOC101073036 gene encoding glutamine-rich protein 1 → MNNSLDGTGSYEELVRQKARSIPQHRMKEFLESLASKGADALQDFTQPSGDATTTTTTMVYQQEPNCIYTDSTEVAGSLLELACPVQVQVQPQQQQIQEATSQQQTVQQSTEQEIVQVQIQGQQQGQMLSQVLQVPAGSHQQLQGVTTAQLIQPGDLTEEQHQQLQAQLVAAVAGGQQIQIQTVGALSPTQQQDSSERRVLGTTVATSQAAGVLQPAKKRKVDMPITVSYALPGQQVATVLAIPQGQGQQQSFVSLRPDLLTVDSSHLYSATGTITSPTGETWTIPVYSAPAGSGGREQVTHIAIPQEAYGQVQVAGTNTTTMTTMPTQVTVENDKLKIPASQCQTVQAVSSITSAGGMGGQEEVVHTLAANTLFSAQLMNGNIHIPVAVQGYSNTTQSLIWDPQQQVLHTQGLTGQETQQLQGQTVVAEVDGQGQQQVQVQELLLPTTLKPEEGLEVWQLWAQRKNAELEKSDKNRLAPIGRRQALRFQEDLVSCAVAELCMGLSLMTTEARGMEGETYEADVLYYVFLCIQKYMFDNGRVDDIFSDQYYTRFAHSLHQILEPWRPSLHPLGYIIPSHVTEEMLWECKQLGAHSPSTLLTTLMFFNTKYFHLKTVDQHLKVAFSKVLRHTRKSPNNPKDKSTSIRYLKSTERFIGQKVTDDMYSEQLEDTENPLRCPIKLYDFYLFKCPQSAKGRNDTFYLTPEPVVAPNSPIWYSTQPVPKEQLEQMLARILAVREIQEAINMSETVQ, encoded by the exons ATGAATAACTCCCTGGATGGTACAGGCTCTTATGAGGAGCTTGTGAGGCAAAAGGCCCGCAGCATCCCTCAGCATCGTATGAAGGAATTTTTGGAGTCCTTGGCCAGTAAAGGTGCAGATGCTTTGCAGGACTTCACCCAGCCAAGTGGAGATGCtaccaccaccactactaccATGGTCTATCAACAAGAACCCAACTGCATTTacacagacagcacagaggtCGCAGGATCCTTGTTGGAACTTGCCTGTCCG GTTCAGGTGCAGGttcagccccagcagcagcaaatacAAGAGGCCACATCACAGCAACAAACTGTacaacagagcacagagcaggaGATTGTGCAG GTTCAGATTCAGGGTCAACAACAGGGACAAATGCTGAGCCAAGTTCTTCAAGTGCCTGCAGGTTCCCATCAACAGCTTCAAGGTGTGACTACTGCACAGTTGATTCAGCCTGGGGATCTCACtgaggagcagcaccagcag CTGCAGGCCCAGTTGGTGGCAGCTGTCGCCGGAGGACAACAGATTCAAATCCAGACAGTGGGTGCTCTTTCCCCCACTCAACAGCAGGACAGTTCTGAGAGACGAGTACTGGGAACTACTGTTGCCACCTCACAAGCAGCTGGAGTCCTCCAGCCAGCAAAGAAGCGCAAAGTTGACATGCCAATCACTGTGTCCTATGCTCTCCCCGGTCAGCAAGTAGCCACAGTCTTGGCCATCCCACAGGGGCAGGGTCAGCAGCAAAGCTTTGTGTCTTTGCGGCCAGACCTTTTAACAGTGGACAGTTCCCACCTTTATAGTGCCACAGGCACTATCACAAGTCCCACAGGGGAGACCTGGACGATTCCTGTCTACTCTGCTCCAGCTGGTTCCGGGGGCCGTGAGCAAGTCACACACATTGCCATCCCCCAGGAGGCCTATGGACAGGTGCAGGTTGCAGGGACAAACACTACAACAATGACCACGATGCCAACACAAGTTACTGTTGAAAACGACAAGTTGAAAATCCCTGCTAGTCAGTGTCAGACGGTGCAGGCAGTGTCCAGCATAACCAGTGCTGGTGGAATGGGAGGCCAGGAGGAAGTGGTACACACACTGGCAGCAAACACACTATTTTCTGCTCAGCTCATGAATGGAAACATCCACATCCCAGTGGCTGTGCAGGGCTACTCTAACACTACGCAGTCCCTCATCTGGGACCCACAGCAACAGGTGCTGCACACACAAGGACTCacaggacaggaaacacaacagcTACAG GGTCAGACGGTGGTAGCTGAGGTAGATGGTCAAGGCCAGCAACAAGTACAGGTACAGGAGCTTTTGCTGCCAACCACTCTGAAACCAGAGGAGGGGCTGGAAGTATGGCAGCTCTGGGCTCAGCGGAAAAATGCAGAGTTGGAAAAATCAGATAAAAATAGACTTGCTCCCATTGGCC GACGACAGGCACTACGGTTTCAAGAGGATCTGGTGTCGTGTGCTGTCGCAGAGCTTTGTATGGGTCTCTCTTTGATGACAACAGAGGCTCGAGGAATGGAAGGGGAGACATATGAAGCTGATGTTCTCTACTATGTCTTTCTATGCATACAGAAG TATATGTTCGATAACGGGCGTGTAGATGACATTTTCTCGGATCAGTACTACACTCGTTTTGCTCATAGTCTGCACCAAATTTTGGAGCCCTGGAGACCTTCTCTTCACCCACTCG GTTACATCATTCCCAGTCACGTGACGGAGGAAATGCTTTGGGAATGTAAACAGTTGGGAGCACATTCACCATCCACACTTCTCACAACTCTAATGTTCTTCAACACCAA gtaTTTCCACCTGAAGACAGTGGACCAGCATCTAAAAGTGGCCTTCTCCAAGGTTTTAAGACACACCAGAAAGAGTCCCAACAACCCCAAAGACAAGAGCACCAGCATCAGATACCTGAAGTCAACAGAGAGGTTCATCGGACAGAAAG TCACAGACGACATGTActcggagcagctggaggacacaGAGAACCCACTGCGATGTCCCATCAAGCTCTATGATTTCTACCTCTTTAAATG TCCACAGAGCGCTAAAGGTCGCAACGATACTTTCTACCTGACCCCAGAGCCTGTGGTGGCTCCAAACAGCCCCATCTGGTACTCAACCCAACCGGTTCCAAAGGAACAGCTGGAGCAGATGCTGGCCCGCATTCTCGCTGTCCGTGAAATCCAGGAAGCCATCAACATGTCAGAAACTGTGCAATAG
- the qars1 gene encoding glutamine--tRNA ligase, which translates to MADTLTLFTSIGLSEQKAKETLKNEALSSSLKEAIAQAQRVSGSAGVAKATGTLLYTMVSRLKDSKRLAFLSDSIAQRKICTEQQLSAALDFVRDHPQDPINQKQFDEACGVGVVVTPEQIENAVEAVIQKHKEQLLKERYRFNMGLLMGEARTVLKWADGKAIKNEVDMQVLHLLGPKTEGDLEKKSKKAKGDENVAKKEATATNGLEVEAEGKSLMDQLRGEALKFHKPGENFKTEGYVVTPKTMEMLKKHLDETGGQIRTRFPPEPNGILHIGHAKAINFNFGYAKANNGICFLRYDDTNPEKEEEKYFTAIKEMVEWLGYTPYAVTHASDHFQKLYDLAMDLIRRGHAYVCHQKVDELKGHNIAQSPWRDRPIEESLVLFERMKNGLFAEAEATLRMKMVMEDGKLDPVAYRIKYTPHHRSGDEWCIYPTYDYTHCLCDSIENITHSLCTKEFQSRRSAYYWLCNALDLYCPVQWEYGRLNLTYTVVSKRKIIKLVDTGVVRDWDDPRLFTLTALRRRGFPSEAINNFCARVGVTVSQTTTEPHLLEACVRDFLNETAPRAMAILEPLKVTITNLPKGSKSEVQVPNFPANEAKGSHMVPFAATIFIEQSDFKEVMEKGYKRLTPEQPVGLRHAGYVISVQKVIKDAQGKVVELQVSCCSSEAAEKPKAFIHWVSQPLACEVRLYERLFIHKNPEDPSEVPNGFLSDINPNSLNTISNALVDTSVKGAKVLDKFQFERVGYFSVDPDSTEEKLVFNRTVTLKEDPGKV; encoded by the exons ATGGCAGATACATTGACACTTTTCACATCCATCGGCCTCAGTGAGCAGAAAGCGAAAGAAACTCTAAAAAATGAAGCGCTGAGTTCATCACTTAAGGAAGCAATTGCTCAG GCCCAGCGTGTCTCTGGGTCTGCAGGAGTGGCAAAAGCCACAGGCACATTACTGTACACTATGGTGTCTCGCCTGAAAGACAGCAAACGCTTGGCATTCCTCTCAGACAGTATAGCTCAGAGAAAAATCTGCACAGAGCAACAGCTCTCAG CTGCACTGGACTTTGTGAGGGATCATCCTCAGGATCCCATTAACCAAAAGCAGTTTGACGAAGCTTGTGGAGTCGGCGTTGTAGTTACACCCGAACAGATTGAAAATGCC GTGGAGGCGGTTATCCAGAAGCACAAAGAGCAGCTTTTAAAGGAGAGATATCGCTTTAACATGGGATTGTTGATGG GTGAGGCCCGCACTGTCCTAAAATGGGCTGATGGAAAAGCCATCAAAAATGAAGTGGATATGCAG gTCCTCCACCTCTTGGGACCTAAGACAGAGGGTGACCTAGAGAAAAAATCCAAG AAAGCTAAAGGTGATGAAAATGTAGCAAAGAAGGAGGCCACTGCCACGAATG GTCTGGAGGTGGAAGCTGAAGGAAAGTCCCTGATGGACCAACTCAGGGGAGAGGCACTTAAGTTCCACAAACCGG GGGAGAACTTTAAAACTGAAGGCTATGTGGTCACACCAAAAACAATGGAGATGCTGAAAAAGCATCTGGACGAAACCGGTGGACAG ATCCGTACTCGTTTTCCTCCTGAGCCAAACGGCATCCTTCACATCGGGCATGCCAAAGCTATCAACTTCAACTTTGGCTACGCTAAA GCAAACAATGGAATTTGTTTCTTGAGATATGATGACACAAATccagagaaagaagaggagaagtaCTTCACTGCGATCAAGGAGATGGTGGAATGGCTTG GCTACACACCGTACGCTGTCACGCATGCATCGGATCACTTCCAGAAACTGTATGACCTTGCTATGGACCTCATCCGAAG GGGTCATGCGTACGTGTGTCACCAGAAAGTGGACGAACTGAAGGGACATAATATTGCCCAGTCGCCCTGGAGAGACAGGCCCATCGAGGAATCTCTGGTGTTGTTCGAAAGGATGAAGAATGGTCTGTTTGCTGAGGCAGAGGCGACGCTCAGGATGAAGATGGTCATGGAGGATGGGAAGTTAGACCCTGTGGCATACAGGATTAAATACACGCCACACCATCGGTCTGGAGATGAATG GTGCATCTACCCCACTTATGATTACACCCACTGTCTGTGTGACTCTATTGAAAacatcacacactcactctgtaCCAAAGAGTTCCAGTCCAG ACGCTCCGCGTACTACTGGCTGTGTAATGCTCTGGACCTCTACTGCCCTGTGCAGTGGGAATACGGCCGCTTAAACCTGACCTACACTGTTGTGTCGAAGAGGAAAATCATCAAACTGGTTGACACTGGTGTGGTCAG AGACTGGGATGATCCCCGACTCTTCACTTTGACTGCACTGAGGAGAAGAGGTTTCCCTTCAGAGGCTATCAACAACTTCTGTGCACGG GTTGGAGTAACAGTTTCCCAGACGACGACGGAGCCACATCTTCTGGAGGCGTGTGTGAGGGACTTTTTGAATGAAACAGCTCCCAGAGCCATGGCGATCCTGGAGCCACTCAAAGTCACAATTACGAACCTTCCCAAAGGCTCAAAG TCAGAAGTACAGGTGCCAAACTTCCCTGCCAACGAGGCCAAAGGAAGCCACATGGTTCCATTTGCGGCCACAATCTTCATTGAACAGAGTGACTTCAAAGAG GTGATGGAGAAGGGCTACAAACGCCTGACCCCAGAACAGCCTGTAGGCCTGAGGCATGCGGGGTATgtcatctctgtccagaaggTCATCAAG GACGCTCAGGGAAAAGTGGTGgaactgcaggtgagctgctgcagctctgaggcTGCAGAGAAACCAAAGGCCTTCATCCACTGGGTCAGCCAGCCGCTGGCGTGTGAAGTGCGCCTTTATGAAAGACT ATTCATACACAAAAACCCAGAGGATCCTTCTGAAGTGCCCAATGGCTTCCTGAGCGACATCAACCCC aaTTCTCTGAATACAATCAGCAATGCCCTGGTGGATACTTCAGTCAAGGGAGCAAAGGTTTTGGACAAATTCCAGTTTGAAAGGGTCGGCTACTTTTCTGTGGACCCCGACAGCACTGAAGAGAAG cttgTCTTTAACAGAACAGTTACCCTCAAAGAAGACCCTGGGAAGGTGTGA
- the ogg1 gene encoding N-glycosylase/DNA lyase: protein MATHAILSTGSKMWRSLPCAKSELRLDLTLECGQSFRWRKTAEGHWTGVMKGRVWTLTQTDDTLWYHVYRTQERQRKGNDRKRKTIVSVQMENEPKKKFKREVKEEEEEPLVVTLVQEAGEEQQMLRDYFQLDVNLGELYNKWGAADPHFRSVANVFTGVRMLRQDPVECLFSFICTSNNHISRIQGMVERLCQTLGTPLCELDQDSYYSFPTLAALSGKSVEAQLRDLGFGYRARFLQQSAKQILDTHGMQWLDGLRTVPYVQARDALRTLPGVGTKVADCVCLMSLDKAEAVPVDTHVWQIAKRDYNCAFGNGQKSLTDKVHRDIGDFFRKLWGPYAGWAQSVLFCSDLKKFQKLKEASHGEQCKIEDSEAEMRKEKPSIKMK from the exons ATGGCCACACATGCAATACTGTCGACGGGGTCGAAAATGTGGAGATCTCTGCCCTGCGCCAAGTCAGAGCTACGTCTGGATCTCACTCTTGAATGTGGACAGTCTTTTCG ctggagaaaaacCGCAGAAGGCCACTGGACAGGGGTCATGAAAGGACGAGTCTGGACTCTGACTCAGACCGACGACACTCTTTGGTACCACGTTTACAGAACCCAAGAAAGGCAGAGAAAAGGgaatgacaggaagaggaaaaccaTTGTTTCCGTCCAAATGGAAAACGAGCCAAAGAAGAAATTCAAACGGgaagtaaaggaggaggaggaagagccccTGGTTGTCACACTAGTGCAAGAAGCTGGGGAGGAACAACAGATGCTGAGAGATTACTTCCAGCTGGATGTGAACCTGGGTGAACTGTACAACAAATGGGGTGCTGCAGATCCCCACTTCCGATCCGTTGCTAATGTTTTCACAG GTGTGCGAATGCTGCGGCAGGACCCCGTCGAATgcctgttttcattcatttgcaCCTCCAACAACCACATCTCTCGTATCCAGGGAATGGTGGAACGGCTGTGCCAGACTCTTGGCACCCCACTCTGCGAACTGGATCAGGACTCATACTATAGTTTCCCAACCCTGGCTGCACTTTCAG GCAAGAGTGTCGAGGCACAACTCAGGGATCTTGGTTTTGGATACAGAGCTCGGTTCCTGCAGCAAAGTGCAAAGCAGATTCTGGATACCCATGGAATGCAGTGGCTAGATGGTCTACGCACTGTGCCTTACGTGCAAGCTCGTGATGCACTGCGTACCCTCCCTGGTGTGGGCACCAAG GTGGCAGACTGCGTGTGTCTGATGTCCCTGGACAAAGCTGAGGCTGTCCCTGTAGACACGCACGTGTGGCAAATTGCCAAACGCGATTACAACTGTGCCTTTGGAAACGGACAGAAGAGCCTGACAGACAAAGTCCATCGAGACATCG GGGACTTTTTCAGGAAGCTGTGGGGTCCGTATGCAGGATGGGCTCAGTCA GTGTTGTTCTGCTCCGACCTCAAGAAGTTCCAAAAGCTAAAAGAGGCTTCGCATGGTGAGCAATGTAAAATCGAAGACAGCGAAGCAGAAATGAGGAAAGAGAAACCATcaataaagatgaaataa
- the LOC105418290 gene encoding proline-rich transmembrane protein 3 has translation MAAVSLLFLGFLLSLFQSSGAQTIIGLSSSFAEQDAPVNPSPKPTKQAVLLWPSLPPRGRSDVPIRPTLKDKLTNTGQQGQKRPHPTAQSAPSFISVLSTHNLSSGPLITQPPSSRARTDTARLAFRRHLAKVDPTSKGSIPPQPTLSSSALTENPEEEAADEVLQDLGSGDIPTVDETPVHLPHLAQYRPPAQTTISMVSELKPPTENQSLRPHLFPLRPANKISPTPPVEVRATAPPVVAQTTPHTVHLSGGPTMKSPSTTKVRPEGDSSAVRRPGTTTTGSVAKETQTGQVVVAESDSYSKSTQQITTESITATQEVARMSPRMTMQPQKTAQLGRNLTSTTVESLGTGTSSFHVTGVSPVSQTRLSPTHQTAVVIQRDHSINLGQPRQAPKATSNPVASVSTSPSTNGTFLYWGDLSRTLAFAWELHVYGSASLFLLLFAGAALGLILSPGANRPQRGPLALANAFLFVAGGLRAALFLIDPYGTRRFLPRPAITALYNLPLHLLVWAQASMALLALRVAGVSVLPSTLECPPLLTVLAVLQCSLLLAADLFSPALSPVVPTTIQVLSICWGLALCLGFLCYVFPRLRCPPAHHLGDPVEARRKDWTRRRRISVILGRVVAVGAVMGVLCCGLHVHATLWLYGLLGNWTQFNWGWWLVHFWARLLELAWGLSLLVMGFWVFWRQQTCRGREESGQDSRAAGDIPSPDQSTGSTQRHSCWSKIVQSLRGKPCRKPENNVLGGGGGGGTGEVPNNCASQDHHGADISKSLIRNQSHEQAMAQPHCKESNRVRNPRGHSIERGISDGSTGSLLRLQTLGHPPQRSVSDSLDQDRDLSLSLYEFDLRPPSPIDLTRSIDEALHREHLLGGGSLFHPMNHTSQSPSLGSEVSQEAWHRRNSDPQLLSESSDAPTESSMPLGGSILSSVPSRQVTAPPTPSHQGHRWAGNMLGSVPSSVSCPVSLHPSRASTGNLGEDGADDTRPFITPDSEKVRGRARKPVGSRSYLEVNRHDDSASVSSEIIDL, from the exons ATGGCTGCCGTGTCTCTCCTTTTCCTGGGCTTCCTCCTCTCACTCTTCCAGTCTTCAGGAGCTCAGACCATCATCGGTTTATCCTCCTCCTTCGCCGAGCAGGATGCACCCGTAAATCCATCACCAAAGCCCACCAAGCAGGCTGTGCTTCTCTGGCCTTCTTTGCCTCCCAGAGGGCGAAGCGATGTGCCCATCAGGCCCACACTCAAGGACAAGCTGACAAACACCGGGCAACAGGGGCAAAAGCGCCCCCATCCTACCGCACAGTCCGCTCCTTCTTTTATATCTGTCCTTTCTACGCACAATCTCAGCAGTGGACCTCTCATAACCCAACCACCTTCGTCCAGAGCCAGGACTGACACCGCTCGCTTGGCATTCCGTAGGCATCTCGCAAAGGTGGATCCTACATCAAAAGGCTCCATTCCACCTCAGCCGACTTtatcttcctctgctctcacGGAAAATCCAGAGGAGGAAGCCGCTGATGAAGTTTTGCAGGATTTGGGGTCAGGAGACATTCCCACCGTGGATGAAACTCCGGTTCATCTGCCCCATCTGGCTCAGTATCGGCCACCAGCACAGACGACCATCTCGATGGTTTCTGAGCTGAAGCCACCAACAGAGAATCAGAGTCTCAGGCCTCACCTGTTTCCGCTAAGACCGGCCAATAAAATCTCTCCAACTCCCCCAGTTGAAGTCAGGgctacagcgccccctgtggtaGCTCAGACAACACCTCACACTGTACATTTATCAG gtgGGCCAACAATGAAATCACCTTCCACCACCAAAGTTAGACCAGAGGGTGATTCTTCTGCTGTGCGCAGACCCGGGACTACCACCACCGGCTCTGTCGCCAAGGAGACACAAACTGGACAAGTGGTTGTTGCCGAAAGCGATTCTTATTCAAAATCAACACAGCAAATTACAACTGAATCTATCACTGCGACACAAGAAGTTGCAAGAATGTCCCCCAGAATGACAATGCAGCCCCAGAAAACGGCTCAACTCGGGAGAAACCTCACGAGCACGACTGTGGAATCCTTAGGGACAG GAACTTCATCCTTCCATGTCACTGGTGTTTCACCAGTGTCACAGACGAGGTTAAGCCCCACTCATCAAACTGCTGTCGTCATTCAAAGGGACCATTCCATTAACTTGGGGCAACCTCGGCAAGCTCCTAAGGCTACTTCAAACCCTGTTGCCTCTGTCAGTACCAGTCCTTCCACTAATGGTACATTTCTGTACTGGGGGGACCTGAGCCGGACCCTGGCATTTGCATGGGAGCTGCATGTGTATGGCTCAGCgagcctcttcctcctgctctttgcTGGAGCTGCTCTCGGGCTCATCCTATCTCCTGGTGCAAACCGCCCTCAACGAGGACCTCTGGCACTGGCTAACGCATTTTTGTTTGTGGCTGGTGGGCTGAGAGCTGCTCTGTTTCTAATAGACCCATACGGCACGAGGAGGTTTCTCCCTCGCCCCGCAATTACGGCCCTCTACAACTTACCCCTGCATCTGCTGGTGTGGGCTCAGGCTTCCATGGCACTCCTGGCATTAAGAGTTGCAGGAGTAAGTGTGCTACCCTCAACTCTGGagtgtcctcctctgctgactgTGTTGGCTGTGTTGCAGTGTTCCCTACTACTGGCTGCTGATCTGTTCTCCCCAGCCCTGTCCCCTGTGGTACCTACCACCATCCAGGTCCTGTCCATATGCTGGGGTCTAGCTCTCTGTCTGGGATTTCTCTGCTATGTCTTTCCACGTTTACGGTGTCCTCCGGCTCATCACCTGGGAGACCctgtggaggccaggaggaagGACTGGACAAGGAGGAGAAGAATAAGTGTTATTTTGGGGAGAGTGGTGGCTGTGGGTGCAGTAATGGGGGTGCTGTGCTGTGGACTGCATGTTCATGCAACCTTATGGCTTTATGGCCTCCTTGGAAACTGGACCCAATTCAACTGGGGATGGTGGCTGGTGCACTTCTGGGCACGGCTATTGGAGTTGGCCTGGGGCCTCTCCCTCCTAGTCATGGGTTTTTGGGTGTTCTGGAGGCAGCAGACTTGCCGGGGAAGAGAAGAGAGTGGACaagacagcagagcagcaggagacatCCCATCTCCGGATCAGTCTACCGGCTCCACTCAAAGACACAGCTGCTGGTCCAAGATAGTTCAGAGCCTGAGGGGTAAGCCCTGCAGGAAGCCTGAAAATAATGTgctaggaggaggaggaggaggaggaacaggtgaGGTTCCTAATAACTGTGCTAGCCAGGATCACCACGGAGCTGACATCAGTAAGAGTCTAATCAGGAACCAGAGCCATGAACAGGCCATGGCCCAGCCACACTGCAAAGAGAGCAACCGGGTCCGGAATCCCAGGGGCCATTCTATAGAACGAGGCATATCTGATGGCTCCACTGGGTCCCTGCTGAGACTGCAAACTTTAGGGCACCCCCCACAGCGGTCTGTGAGCGACAGTCTGGATCAGGACAGGGACCTCAGCCTGTCTCTGTACGAGTTCGATCTGCGGCCACCATCTCCCATTGACCTGACTCGCAGCATCGACGAGGCTCTGCACAGGGAACACCTGCTTGGGGGAGGAAGCTTGTTTCATCCCATGAATCACACCTCACAGTCCCCCTCACTGGGATCAGAAGTGAGCCAGGAGGCCTGGCACCGCAGGAATAGTGACCCTCAGCTACTGTCTGAGAGTAGCGACGCGCCAACAGAATCATCCATGCCACTAGGAGGCAGTATTCTCAGTAGTGTGCCGAGCAGGCAGGTGACTGCTCCCCCCACACCCTCCCACCAAGGACACAGGTGGGCTGGAAACATGTTAGGAAGTGTCCCATCATCTGTCTCCTGCCCAGTGTCACTTCATCCGTCCAGGGCATCAACGGGGAATCTGGGGGAGGACGGGGCTGATGACACACGGCCATTTATCACCCCAGACTCAGAAAAGGTACGGGGGAGGGCTAGGAAACCGGTGGGATCTCGGAGTTACCTGGAAGTGAACAGACACGATGACTCTGCCAGCGTCAGCAGTGAAATTATTGATCTGTGA